A single genomic interval of Argopecten irradians isolate NY chromosome 8, Ai_NY, whole genome shotgun sequence harbors:
- the LOC138329430 gene encoding UPAR/Ly6 domain-containing protein rtv-like isoform X1 translates to MSAKENVCCMLVVFMTILSICTCLECYDCASKDDPICLDPFDFAANEGGTSECGEKDTHCMKFKTVSFLADSGFITGRDRVVTVVSRMCVRRDGYSNGCVAVESDSGFLFKCLCDTDFCNGAVTALPNMVMLVVTVLVALWVTKR, encoded by the exons ATGTCGGCCAAGGAGAAcgtttgttgtatgttggtggtgtttATGACCATTTTGTCGATAT GTACTTGTTTAGAGTGCTATGATTGTGCCTCCAAAGACGACCCTATCTGTTTGGACCCGTTTGATTTTGCGGCTAATGAAGGAGGCACGTCAGAATGTGGAGAGAAAGACACACATTGCATGAAGTTTAAAACTGTTTCCTTTCTAGCAGATTCAGGCTTCATTACTGGAAGAGACAGAG tgGTGACTGTGGTATCACGGATGTGTGTACGAAGAGATGGATACTCCAACGGTTGTGTGGCGGTAGAATCTGACAGTGGCTTTCTTTTCAAGTGTCTATGTGATACAGATTTCTGTAACGGTGCCGTAACTGCATTACCTAATATGGTAATGTTAGTAGTGACAGTCCTCGTGGCATTATGGGTAACCAAGCGATGA
- the LOC138329430 gene encoding UPAR/Ly6 domain-containing protein rtv-like isoform X2 has protein sequence MSAKENVWCMLVVFMTILSICTCLECYDCASKDDPICLDPFDFAANEGGTSECGEKDTHCMKFKTVSFLADSGFITGRDRVVTVVSRMCVRRDGYSNGCVAVESDSGFLFKCLCDTDFCNGAVTALPNMVMLVVTVLVALWVTKR, from the exons ATGTCGGCCAAGGAGAACGTTTGGtgtatgttggtggtgtttATGACCATTTTGTCGATAT GTACTTGTTTAGAGTGCTATGATTGTGCCTCCAAAGACGACCCTATCTGTTTGGACCCGTTTGATTTTGCGGCTAATGAAGGAGGCACGTCAGAATGTGGAGAGAAAGACACACATTGCATGAAGTTTAAAACTGTTTCCTTTCTAGCAGATTCAGGCTTCATTACTGGAAGAGACAGAG tgGTGACTGTGGTATCACGGATGTGTGTACGAAGAGATGGATACTCCAACGGTTGTGTGGCGGTAGAATCTGACAGTGGCTTTCTTTTCAAGTGTCTATGTGATACAGATTTCTGTAACGGTGCCGTAACTGCATTACCTAATATGGTAATGTTAGTAGTGACAGTCCTCGTGGCATTATGGGTAACCAAGCGATGA